One genomic segment of Panicum virgatum strain AP13 chromosome 2N, P.virgatum_v5, whole genome shotgun sequence includes these proteins:
- the LOC120661979 gene encoding zinc finger CCHC domain-containing protein 10-like, which produces MSGNDDKSQAAADKIKAAALSAAKGLSRAQAERAAAAAARNVNAYGQKEEGPSRWQERKEAKRQMYLMSTEKAAILGTVKPKAPEASSGGAYTQCQKCFQHGHWTYECKNERVYMSRPSRTQQLKNPRLKKSVPVSYQFENPDLIKEREAEKKLMREKRKKEKSERRKGKSKRKHRSPSDSDSNSSDASVFDSDSESSVTGSEYSSGSSSSYSSSDSEDKKRQHRRKQKKRRHQRDSTSSASSESASESDSDDSRSRRKSKRRSGRR; this is translated from the coding sequence ATGTCTGGAAATGATGATAAGTCCCAGGCTGCGGCGGACAAAATAAAGGCAGCCGCATTATCAGCTGCTAAAGGATTGAGCCGGGCTCAAGCTGAGcgtgctgcggctgcggctgcccgCAATGTCAATGCCTATGGGCAGAAGGAAGAGGGGCCAAGCCGCTGGCAGGAGAGGAAGGAAGCTAAGAGACAGATGTATCTGATGAGTACAGAGAAGGCTGCGATACTGGGTACTGTGAAGCCAAAAGCTCCAGAAGCTTCTTCTGGTGGGGCATATACCCAATGTCAGAAATGTTTCCAGCATGGTCACTGGACCTACGAGTGCAAAAACGAGCGGGTGTACATGTCACGTCCCTCCAGAACGCAGCAGCTTAAGAATCCCAGGTTGAAGAAAAGTGTACCAGTTTCTTATCAGTTCGAGAATCCTGATCTTATAAAGGAGAGGGAAGCGGAGAAGAAGTTGATgagagaaaagaggaagaaagaaaaatcTGAAAGAAGAAAGGGAAAGAGTAAGAGGAAGCATCGTTCACCAAGTGATTCTGATAGCAATAGCAGTGATGCTTCAGTGTTTGACTCCGACTCCGAATCATCGGTGACTGGCTCTGAATATTCTTCCGGAAGCAGTTCAAGTTACAGCTCCTCCGACTCAGAGGACAAGAAGCGGCAACACAGGAGGAAGCAAAAGAAGCGAAGGCACCAGAGGGACAGCACGTCATCAGCTTcatctgaatctgcatctgaGAGCGATTCTGATGACAGCAGAAGCAGGAGGAAGAGTAAAAGGAGGAGCGGTAGGCGCTGA